From the genome of Streptacidiphilus rugosus AM-16, one region includes:
- the trpS gene encoding tryptophan--tRNA ligase, producing the protein MAIDRPRVLSGIQPTSGSFHLGNYLGAVRQWVALQESHDAFYMVVDLHAITVAQDPAVLRENTRVSVAQLLGVGLDPERCTLFVQSHVPEHAQLGWVMNCLTGFGEASRMTQFKDKSAKQGSDGTTVGLFTYPILQVADILLYQADQVPVGEDQRQHVELTRDLAERFNGRYGQTFTVPKPYILKETAKIFDLQDPAAKMSKSASSPKGLVNLLDEIKVSAKKFKSAVTDTDTVIAFDEKQKPGVSNLLSIYSAISGRSVAELVEHFEGKMYGALKTELADYYSEWVAPIQDRVRLYLDDPAELDRVLAHGAEKARAVAAPTLAEAYDRIGFLQPTQR; encoded by the coding sequence ATGGCCATCGACCGTCCTCGCGTGCTCTCCGGTATCCAGCCCACGTCGGGCTCCTTCCACCTGGGCAACTACCTCGGCGCGGTGCGCCAGTGGGTGGCCCTGCAGGAGTCGCACGACGCGTTCTACATGGTGGTCGACCTGCACGCGATCACCGTCGCGCAGGACCCGGCGGTGCTCCGCGAGAACACCCGCGTCTCCGTCGCCCAGCTGCTCGGCGTCGGACTCGACCCCGAGCGCTGCACGCTCTTCGTCCAGTCGCACGTGCCCGAGCACGCCCAGCTCGGCTGGGTGATGAACTGCCTCACCGGTTTCGGCGAGGCCAGCCGGATGACGCAGTTCAAGGACAAGTCCGCCAAGCAGGGCAGCGACGGCACCACGGTCGGCCTGTTCACCTACCCGATCCTCCAGGTGGCCGACATCCTGCTGTACCAGGCCGACCAGGTCCCGGTCGGCGAGGACCAGCGGCAGCACGTCGAGCTGACCCGCGACCTGGCCGAGCGCTTCAACGGCCGCTACGGGCAGACCTTCACCGTGCCGAAGCCGTACATCCTCAAGGAGACGGCCAAGATCTTCGACCTCCAGGACCCGGCGGCGAAGATGAGCAAGTCCGCCTCCTCGCCCAAGGGCCTGGTGAACCTGCTGGACGAGATCAAGGTCAGCGCGAAGAAGTTCAAGAGCGCCGTCACCGACACCGACACCGTGATCGCCTTCGACGAGAAGCAGAAGCCGGGCGTCTCCAACCTGCTCAGCATCTACTCGGCGATCAGCGGCCGCTCCGTGGCCGAGCTCGTCGAGCACTTCGAGGGCAAGATGTACGGCGCGCTCAAGACCGAGCTGGCCGACTACTACAGCGAGTGGGTCGCCCCGATCCAGGACCGCGTCCGCCTCTACCTGGACGACCCGGCCGAGCTCGACCGGGTGCTGGCGCACGGCGCGGAGAAGGCCCGCGCGGTGGCCGCGCCCACGCTCGCCGAGGCGTACGACCGGATCGGCTTCCTGCAGCCGACTCAGCGCTGA
- a CDS encoding hemolysin family protein, with translation MSETLRDAGLVLLFIVVGGIFNVAEISLISLREGQIRALAERGTKRASRAAHLAADPNRFLASVQVGVTCMGFLSAAFGADTLAKKLSPLFVDWGMSQGVADAVALVGLTLLISYVSLVLGELTPKRIGLQRAESIAVAAAPLVDAISRVLRPVIWLLSVSTNLMVRVLGGDPKAGRNAMSSEELRGLVAANTELGSDERQLIGEVFAAGERQLREVMVPRTEVTFLDAAQQVAEVREEVTAYPHSRYPVVDGSYDLVVGFVHVKDLYRADALGTVRDIARPVKLLPATKRVLPSMSEMRHEGHHLAIVVDEYGGTAGIVTLEDLVEEVIGEIRDEYDSQELSTTRRLAGGSIEVDGLLNLSDFEEETGLTLPEGPYETVAGYVVAALGRLPQVSDRITTDDGYVVEVAALDGRRVSRVRVTAPPQPVDQG, from the coding sequence GTGAGCGAGACGTTGCGCGACGCCGGGCTGGTCCTTCTCTTCATCGTGGTCGGCGGCATCTTCAATGTCGCCGAGATCTCCCTGATCTCCCTGCGCGAGGGCCAGATCCGCGCGCTCGCCGAGCGTGGCACCAAGCGCGCCTCGCGCGCCGCGCACCTGGCCGCGGACCCGAACCGGTTCCTGGCCTCGGTGCAGGTCGGCGTGACCTGCATGGGCTTCCTCTCGGCGGCGTTCGGCGCGGACACGCTGGCGAAGAAGCTGTCGCCGCTGTTCGTGGACTGGGGCATGAGCCAGGGCGTCGCGGACGCCGTCGCGCTGGTCGGGCTGACCCTGCTGATCTCCTACGTCTCGCTGGTCCTGGGGGAGTTGACTCCGAAGCGGATCGGCCTGCAGCGGGCCGAGTCGATCGCCGTGGCGGCCGCGCCGCTGGTCGACGCGATCTCGCGGGTGCTGCGTCCGGTGATCTGGCTGCTGTCCGTGTCGACGAACCTGATGGTCCGGGTGCTGGGCGGCGACCCGAAGGCGGGCCGCAACGCCATGAGCTCGGAGGAGCTGCGCGGCCTGGTCGCCGCCAACACCGAGCTGGGCTCGGACGAACGGCAGCTGATCGGCGAGGTCTTCGCGGCGGGCGAGCGGCAGCTGCGCGAGGTGATGGTGCCGCGCACGGAGGTCACCTTCCTGGACGCGGCCCAGCAGGTCGCCGAGGTCCGCGAGGAGGTCACCGCCTACCCGCACTCCCGGTACCCGGTGGTCGACGGCTCCTACGACCTCGTGGTCGGCTTCGTCCACGTCAAGGACCTGTACCGCGCCGACGCGCTCGGCACGGTCCGCGACATCGCCCGCCCGGTGAAGCTGCTGCCCGCGACGAAGCGGGTCCTGCCGTCCATGTCGGAGATGCGGCACGAGGGCCACCACCTGGCCATCGTGGTGGACGAGTACGGCGGCACGGCGGGCATCGTCACCCTGGAGGACCTGGTCGAGGAGGTGATCGGGGAGATCCGCGACGAGTACGACTCCCAGGAGCTCTCCACCACCCGCCGCCTGGCCGGCGGCTCCATCGAGGTCGACGGCCTGCTGAACCTCTCCGACTTCGAGGAGGAGACCGGCCTCACCCTCCCCGAGGGCCCCTACGAGACCGTCGCCGGCTACGTCGTCGCCGCCCTGGGCCGTCTCCCCCAGGTCTCCGACCGCATCACCACCGACGACGGCTACGTCGTCGAGGTCGCCGCCCTCGACGGCCGCCGCGTCTCCCGTGTCCGCGTCACGGCCCCGCCGCAGCCGGTCGACCAGGGCTGA
- a CDS encoding FG-GAP-like repeat-containing protein, translating to MRFSVSGRALARLALGAGLLLGGLTASGPASAATSSCGSNQLCLFTGTSDTGSKLVVTGDRATLGSFDLAVSSFVNNTGKTLCGYPNQNFTAGKAPVDYFIAGRGGIPFLDQFDNRLRSVELVSNSLDCGMPYYHPTWAGVPQHRPATGSGTGFGDLNHDGYADLMVRDKIGGLWSLSGAPGGPARLISSGWGSYGLFARHGDLNGDGREDFLARDAANVLWFYPGRGDGTFGTRVRIGGGWTYTRLLAMGDLNGDGRGDLYATDSLGQLWLYLGNGNGTFQPRRQVGTGWKSLTAIVPVGDVTGDGKADVFVRDATNHGWIYPGRGNGTVSSSLRTAVPGSWAWAERHVLGSVGDVTGDGTTDLTAFAGAAGNGTTGGLLRSLPGHDGGTFGASTGPASFGLRVTSVTF from the coding sequence GTGCGTTTTTCAGTATCCGGCCGGGCTCTGGCCAGACTCGCGCTGGGCGCGGGCCTGCTGCTGGGCGGCCTGACCGCGTCCGGACCCGCCTCGGCCGCCACCAGCAGCTGCGGCAGCAACCAGCTCTGCCTGTTCACCGGGACCAGCGACACCGGGTCCAAGCTCGTCGTCACCGGCGACCGGGCGACCCTGGGCAGCTTCGACCTCGCGGTCAGCTCCTTCGTCAACAACACGGGCAAGACGCTGTGCGGCTACCCGAACCAGAATTTCACGGCGGGGAAGGCACCGGTCGACTACTTCATCGCGGGCCGTGGTGGGATTCCCTTCCTGGACCAGTTCGACAACAGGCTCCGCTCGGTCGAGCTCGTCTCCAACTCGCTCGACTGCGGCATGCCGTACTACCACCCCACCTGGGCGGGCGTCCCGCAGCACCGCCCGGCCACCGGCTCGGGGACCGGCTTCGGCGACCTCAACCACGACGGCTACGCCGACCTGATGGTCAGGGACAAGATCGGCGGCCTGTGGAGCCTGTCCGGCGCGCCAGGCGGGCCCGCGCGGCTGATCTCCTCGGGCTGGGGCTCGTACGGCCTCTTCGCCCGGCACGGCGACCTGAACGGTGACGGCCGCGAGGACTTCCTCGCCCGCGACGCCGCCAACGTGCTCTGGTTCTACCCCGGCCGTGGGGACGGCACCTTCGGCACCCGGGTGCGGATCGGCGGCGGCTGGACCTACACCCGGCTCCTCGCCATGGGCGACCTCAACGGCGACGGGCGCGGGGACCTCTACGCCACGGACTCCCTGGGGCAGCTCTGGCTCTACCTGGGCAACGGCAACGGCACCTTCCAGCCCCGCCGCCAGGTCGGCACCGGCTGGAAGTCGCTCACCGCGATCGTTCCGGTCGGCGACGTGACCGGCGACGGCAAGGCCGACGTCTTCGTCCGCGACGCGACCAACCACGGCTGGATCTACCCCGGCCGGGGCAACGGCACGGTGTCCTCCTCCCTGCGCACGGCCGTTCCCGGCTCCTGGGCCTGGGCCGAGCGGCACGTCCTGGGGAGCGTCGGCGACGTGACCGGGGACGGCACCACCGACCTCACCGCCTTCGCGGGCGCGGCCGGCAACGGAACGACCGGGGGCCTGCTGCGGTCCCTGCCCGGCCACGACGGCGGCACCTTCGGCGCGTCGACCGGACCGGCCTCGTTCGGGCTGCGCGTCACCTCCGTCACCTTCTGA
- a CDS encoding serine hydroxymethyltransferase — MSHLAQQDPEIAALIVAEEQLQADTLRLIPSENYVSHAVLEATGTVLTNKYSEGYPGKRYYEGQQNIDLVESLAIERAKTLFSMDHANVQPYSGSPANLAVYLAFLKPGDTVMGMALPMGGHLTHGWGVSATGTWFRGVQYGVERETGRVDLDKVRELAVAERPKVIFCGGTAVPRTIDFAGFAEIAREVGAVLVADVAHIAGLIAGCAHPSPAGHVDVVSTTTHKTLRGPRGAMLLSTEEHAKAIDRAVFPGLQGGPHNHTTAAIAVALKEAAGEEFRAYARQVVTNAQTLGEELAARGFDLVSGGTDNHLLLIDLTGKDVPGKVAAKALDRAGIVVNYNTVPYDTRKPFDPSGIRIGTPALTSRGIPAGEMATVAAWTDRVVAAAGSGDEETIGKVRAEVKALMDAYPAPGLPVR, encoded by the coding sequence ATGTCGCACCTTGCCCAGCAGGACCCCGAGATCGCCGCGCTGATCGTCGCGGAGGAGCAGCTCCAGGCCGACACGCTGCGGCTGATCCCCAGTGAGAACTACGTCTCCCACGCCGTGCTGGAGGCCACCGGCACGGTCCTGACGAACAAGTACTCCGAGGGCTACCCCGGCAAGCGCTACTACGAGGGCCAGCAGAACATCGACCTGGTCGAGTCGCTGGCGATCGAGCGCGCCAAGACCCTCTTCTCGATGGACCACGCCAACGTCCAGCCCTACTCGGGCTCGCCCGCCAATCTCGCCGTCTACCTCGCCTTCCTCAAGCCCGGCGACACCGTGATGGGCATGGCGCTGCCGATGGGCGGCCACCTCACCCACGGCTGGGGCGTCTCCGCCACCGGCACCTGGTTCCGGGGCGTGCAGTACGGCGTCGAGCGGGAGACGGGCCGGGTCGACCTGGACAAGGTGCGCGAGCTGGCGGTGGCCGAGCGGCCGAAGGTGATCTTCTGCGGCGGCACGGCCGTGCCGCGCACCATCGACTTCGCCGGCTTCGCCGAGATCGCCCGCGAGGTCGGCGCGGTGCTGGTCGCCGACGTCGCGCACATCGCCGGCCTCATCGCGGGCTGCGCGCACCCGTCCCCCGCCGGTCACGTGGACGTCGTCTCGACCACTACCCACAAGACGCTGCGCGGCCCGCGCGGCGCGATGCTGCTCTCCACCGAGGAGCACGCCAAGGCGATCGACCGCGCCGTCTTCCCCGGCCTCCAGGGCGGTCCGCACAACCACACCACCGCCGCCATCGCCGTCGCGCTCAAGGAGGCGGCGGGCGAGGAGTTCCGCGCGTACGCCCGGCAGGTCGTCACCAACGCGCAGACGCTCGGCGAGGAGCTGGCCGCCCGCGGCTTCGACCTGGTCTCCGGCGGCACCGACAACCACCTGCTGCTGATCGACCTCACCGGCAAGGACGTCCCCGGCAAGGTCGCCGCCAAGGCGCTGGACCGCGCGGGCATCGTGGTCAACTACAACACCGTGCCCTACGACACCCGCAAGCCCTTCGACCCGTCCGGCATCCGCATCGGCACGCCGGCCCTGACCTCGCGCGGGATTCCGGCGGGCGAGATGGCGACGGTGGCCGCGTGGACGGACCGGGTCGTCGCCGCGGCGGGCAGCGGCGACGAGGAGACGATCGGCAAGGTCCGCGCGGAGGTCAAGGCGCTCATGGACGCCTACCCGGCGCCGGGGCTCCCGGTCCGGTAG
- a CDS encoding glycosyltransferase family 2 protein: MPTPLVTVITPVHDTRDSLRPWFDSLREQALAPGGLEVLAIDDASTDGSREELRRLAALWPEAITVVGLETRGGPGRVRNEGLRLARGRYVFFLDSDDRLGAEALRRLTLTAEVCGSDVVVGRVAGVNGRWVPEFACRETDDDVRFPGGDLAWTLTPSKLFRRELVQRFGMRFREDLPAYSDGPFVLEAFFRARRISVLADYDYCYLVARPDRSNITCSSRPADRLRGVAAAVEITNRFAAPGAVRDEVNDRLLRGDLVNLFRADFPALDAAERTSLVAAAGELVRANLTEPIRLRCSESQRLRLHCLQHGLVDELTELVRHESEHGSLPEPVTATASWTPDGLRVRTRRPLPTLVPSPVAWLAGAGGPRIAQETADDETVIPLTSLLPSPRLALHVESTYAGRDVTGPITPAADLSPRRIRHGVRVYRLTPLPGPRGELVVWVAPLRLRRLLKQRLLRLLGRTSAASDA, encoded by the coding sequence ATGCCCACGCCCCTGGTGACGGTCATCACACCGGTCCACGACACTCGGGACAGTCTGCGCCCCTGGTTCGACTCACTGCGCGAGCAGGCGCTCGCACCCGGCGGGCTCGAAGTGCTCGCGATCGACGACGCCTCCACCGACGGCAGCCGCGAGGAGCTGCGGCGGCTCGCCGCGCTCTGGCCCGAGGCGATCACCGTGGTCGGCCTGGAGACCCGCGGAGGCCCTGGCCGGGTCAGGAACGAGGGCTTACGCCTGGCGCGCGGCCGCTACGTCTTCTTCCTCGACTCCGACGACCGCCTGGGCGCGGAGGCGCTGCGTCGGCTGACCCTGACAGCGGAGGTCTGCGGCTCGGACGTGGTCGTCGGACGCGTGGCCGGGGTCAACGGCCGCTGGGTGCCCGAGTTCGCCTGCCGGGAGACCGACGACGACGTGCGCTTCCCCGGCGGCGACCTGGCCTGGACGCTGACGCCCTCGAAACTGTTCCGACGGGAGCTGGTGCAACGTTTCGGCATGCGGTTCAGGGAGGACCTGCCCGCCTACAGCGACGGGCCCTTCGTGCTGGAGGCCTTCTTCCGGGCCCGGCGCATCTCCGTGCTGGCGGACTACGACTACTGCTACCTGGTGGCGAGACCCGACCGGAGCAACATCACCTGCAGCTCCCGGCCGGCCGACCGGCTGCGGGGCGTCGCGGCGGCGGTCGAGATCACCAACCGCTTCGCCGCGCCGGGCGCGGTGCGCGACGAGGTGAACGACCGGCTCCTGCGCGGCGACCTGGTGAACCTCTTCCGCGCGGACTTCCCTGCGCTGGACGCGGCGGAGCGGACCTCCCTGGTCGCCGCCGCGGGCGAGCTGGTCCGGGCGAACCTGACCGAACCGATCCGGCTCCGCTGCAGCGAGTCGCAGCGCCTGAGGCTGCACTGCCTGCAGCACGGTCTGGTGGACGAGCTGACGGAGCTGGTCCGCCACGAGTCCGAGCACGGCTCCCTGCCCGAACCGGTCACCGCGACGGCGTCGTGGACCCCCGACGGTCTCCGCGTCCGCACCCGGCGCCCGCTGCCGACCCTGGTCCCCTCCCCCGTGGCCTGGCTCGCCGGCGCGGGCGGGCCCAGGATCGCCCAGGAGACGGCGGACGACGAGACGGTCATCCCGCTCACCTCCCTGCTGCCCAGCCCCCGCCTGGCCCTCCACGTCGAGTCCACCTACGCCGGCCGCGACGTCACCGGCCCGATCACCCCCGCCGCGGACCTCTCCCCCCGCCGCATCCGCCACGGCGTCCGCGTCTACCGCCTCACGCCCCTGCCGGGCCCCCGCGGCGAGCTCGTCGTCTGGGTCGCCCCGCTCCGCCTGCGCCGGCTGCTGAAGCAGCGCCTGCTGCGCCTGCTCGGCCGGACCTCGGCCGCTTCCGACGCGTAG
- a CDS encoding 2'-5' RNA ligase family protein produces the protein MEQSHIDAALIGVSLEVPEPYASAIQDARAGYGDPRARAIPTHVTLLPPTLVPVGEVEVVDRHLAAAAAAHRPFTVQLHGTGTFRPVSQVVFVRLEAGVRQCRELEASVRSGPLARELSFPYHPHVTVAHDVEPEALDRAYADLKEFRGEFTVRGFSLYRFGADEIWRPVRTFTFAG, from the coding sequence ATGGAGCAGAGTCACATAGACGCCGCGCTCATCGGGGTCTCCCTCGAGGTGCCCGAGCCGTACGCCTCGGCGATCCAGGACGCCAGGGCGGGTTACGGCGATCCGAGGGCCCGGGCGATCCCGACACACGTGACCCTGCTGCCGCCGACCCTCGTTCCGGTGGGCGAGGTGGAGGTCGTCGACCGTCACCTCGCCGCCGCCGCGGCCGCGCACCGGCCGTTCACGGTGCAACTGCACGGCACCGGCACCTTCCGGCCGGTCTCGCAGGTGGTGTTCGTCCGCCTGGAGGCGGGCGTGCGCCAGTGCCGCGAGCTGGAGGCCTCGGTGCGCTCCGGGCCGCTGGCCCGGGAGCTGTCCTTCCCTTACCACCCGCACGTGACGGTGGCGCACGACGTCGAGCCCGAGGCGCTGGACCGCGCGTACGCGGACCTGAAGGAGTTCCGCGGGGAGTTCACCGTCCGCGGATTCAGCCTCTACCGCTTCGGTGCGGACGAGATCTGGCGTCCCGTCCGCACCTTCACGTTCGCCGGCTAG
- a CDS encoding bifunctional glycosyltransferase/CDP-glycerol:glycerophosphate glycerophosphotransferase, translated as MAPRLSVVVPIYNVERYLDECLASLAAQTMSDLEVVMVDDGSKDGGADIARAWEAKDSRFRLVQKENGGLGPARNTGMEHISPDSEFLAFVDSDDTLPPTAYELMLETLDRTGSDFVAGNVLRFRSVGYQQSPVHRRPFAKTRLATHISKFQPLTTDRTAWNKVYRRSFWNKHNLLYPGILYEDAPVSIPLHYLADKVDILAEPIYHWREREIGARSITQNRTDPKGLIDRVASIGLVREFLKGQEGPQFAKFLAAYDRNALVEEIPLFFKALVEGGPEYRTAFLDHVGPLIENIGPDAMNSLAQPMRLKYYLTVKRRLDDLLAVLEFDRTHPWTIPLRGNVRHLADYPFLSEPVPDGVLRLDSELVVRTGLHRADWNEDGKLFLKGFAYPRHLGAMHRRDSIKALLLREQGSRRTLVLPARTVKDLEATAEAYDQPMRHADLAGFEINFDPKRLKQRGNWVDGTWRVTIGVFGPGRPRRSRLKAGKFDSAANPAPHWVTDNVRVIPEMRDEHLYVRVETVRAVVGSASSAGDSFELSGLIETSQAGLVRSLRLTHQEDGASAELDCPIVLGEAVGTWTAFTATVDHALMAAARKELLRLRPSVQEQAQDRWGADLLLHDGSSMELVIDDREGRTTVQYPVTSAVEDPQVLCFKRSPRGYLQLVEQPLQPLFEKVTALPAEQGFALEGTFPLDGRHAMELVLRHRYHAQVHIYPAEAVDGRIYATLPALPNAGWNGEVPLLSGQWAVHVRLLAPATATEDERAAAPVEVPARLAAPAHAALPLPVEARGRTVSLRRRHYDAMLLDVEPAVPLAERGTFHRRQLREEFYPAALTKPILPQVLYDVFEGKDYSDSPKAIHQELLRRRDDLEHLWVVRDHRAVTPPGTRAVILDSQEWYEAYARSRYVVGNTHFPRWITKRPGQTIVQTWHGTPLKRIGFDFDNDWFADTDYLEALEREGRQWRLLLSPNRFSTPIFERAFRYEGEILESGYPRNDILLAEDRELLAARVREQLGVPEGKKIVLYAPTWREDRVRHAGGHQLDLHLDLELLQRELGEDHVVLVRPHAHVVDRVHGAGNGFAWDVGSYPDIAELYLIADVLITDYSSVMFDFAVTGRPILFFTYDLEHYRDSLRGFYFDFEQQAPGPLLGTSGEIVDALRNIDQVAKDSAAAYEAFRATYCDLDDGHATRRVVDRMLEL; from the coding sequence ATGGCCCCCCGCCTCTCCGTCGTCGTTCCGATCTACAACGTCGAGCGGTACCTCGACGAGTGCCTGGCCTCGCTCGCCGCACAGACCATGAGCGACCTCGAGGTCGTGATGGTGGACGACGGCTCGAAGGACGGCGGCGCCGACATCGCCCGCGCCTGGGAGGCCAAGGACAGCCGCTTCCGGCTGGTCCAGAAGGAGAACGGCGGCCTCGGTCCGGCCCGCAACACGGGCATGGAGCACATCTCGCCCGACAGCGAGTTCCTCGCCTTCGTCGACAGTGACGACACCCTGCCGCCGACCGCGTACGAGTTGATGCTGGAGACCCTGGACCGCACCGGCTCCGACTTCGTCGCGGGCAACGTGCTGCGCTTCCGCTCGGTGGGCTACCAGCAGTCGCCGGTCCACCGGCGCCCCTTCGCCAAGACCCGGCTGGCCACCCACATCAGCAAGTTCCAGCCCCTGACCACGGACCGCACGGCCTGGAACAAGGTCTACCGCCGCTCGTTCTGGAACAAGCACAACCTGCTCTACCCCGGCATCCTCTACGAGGACGCCCCGGTCTCGATCCCGCTGCACTACCTGGCGGACAAGGTCGACATCCTCGCCGAGCCGATCTACCACTGGCGCGAGCGCGAGATCGGCGCCCGTTCCATCACGCAGAACCGGACGGACCCCAAGGGCCTGATCGACCGGGTCGCCTCCATCGGCCTGGTCCGCGAGTTCCTCAAGGGGCAGGAGGGTCCGCAGTTCGCGAAGTTCCTGGCCGCCTACGACCGCAACGCGCTGGTCGAGGAGATCCCGCTCTTCTTCAAGGCGCTCGTCGAGGGCGGCCCCGAGTACCGCACCGCGTTCCTCGACCACGTCGGACCGCTGATCGAGAACATCGGCCCCGACGCGATGAACTCGCTCGCGCAGCCGATGCGGCTCAAGTACTACCTGACCGTCAAGCGCCGCCTGGACGACCTGCTGGCGGTGCTGGAGTTCGACCGCACCCACCCGTGGACCATCCCGCTCCGTGGCAACGTCCGCCACCTGGCCGACTACCCGTTCCTCAGCGAGCCCGTGCCGGACGGCGTGCTGCGCCTGGACTCGGAGCTGGTGGTCCGCACCGGACTGCACCGCGCGGACTGGAACGAGGACGGCAAGCTCTTCCTCAAGGGCTTCGCCTACCCCCGCCACCTCGGCGCGATGCACCGCCGCGACTCGATCAAGGCGCTGCTGCTCCGCGAGCAGGGCAGCCGCCGCACCCTGGTGCTGCCCGCCAGGACGGTCAAGGACCTGGAGGCCACCGCCGAGGCCTACGACCAGCCGATGCGCCACGCCGACCTGGCCGGCTTCGAGATCAACTTCGACCCGAAGCGGCTCAAGCAGCGCGGCAACTGGGTCGACGGCACCTGGCGGGTCACCATCGGCGTCTTCGGCCCCGGCCGTCCGCGCCGCAGCCGCCTCAAGGCCGGCAAGTTCGACTCCGCCGCCAACCCCGCCCCGCACTGGGTCACCGACAACGTCCGGGTGATCCCCGAGATGCGCGACGAGCACCTCTACGTGCGGGTCGAGACGGTCAGGGCCGTCGTCGGCTCGGCCTCGTCCGCCGGCGACTCCTTCGAGCTCAGCGGTCTGATCGAGACCTCGCAGGCGGGCCTGGTGCGCTCGCTGCGGCTGACGCACCAGGAGGACGGCGCCTCCGCGGAGCTCGACTGCCCGATCGTCCTCGGCGAGGCCGTCGGCACCTGGACCGCCTTCACCGCCACCGTGGACCACGCGCTGATGGCCGCCGCGCGCAAGGAGCTGCTGCGGCTGCGCCCGAGCGTGCAGGAGCAGGCCCAGGACCGCTGGGGCGCCGACCTGCTGCTCCACGACGGCTCCTCGATGGAGCTGGTGATCGACGACCGCGAGGGTCGCACCACGGTGCAGTACCCGGTGACCAGCGCGGTCGAGGACCCGCAGGTGCTCTGCTTCAAGCGTTCGCCGCGGGGCTACCTGCAGCTCGTCGAGCAGCCGCTGCAGCCGCTGTTCGAGAAGGTCACCGCGCTCCCCGCGGAGCAGGGCTTCGCCCTCGAGGGAACCTTCCCGCTCGACGGCCGCCACGCGATGGAGCTGGTGCTGCGGCACCGCTACCACGCGCAGGTCCACATCTACCCGGCGGAGGCCGTCGACGGCCGGATCTACGCGACGCTGCCCGCGCTGCCGAACGCCGGCTGGAACGGCGAGGTCCCGCTGCTCTCCGGCCAGTGGGCGGTGCACGTGCGGCTGCTCGCCCCGGCCACGGCCACCGAGGACGAGCGGGCCGCCGCACCGGTCGAGGTCCCGGCCAGGCTCGCGGCCCCGGCGCACGCCGCGCTGCCGCTCCCGGTCGAGGCCCGCGGACGCACGGTGTCGCTGCGCCGCCGCCACTACGACGCCATGCTGCTCGACGTCGAGCCGGCCGTCCCGCTGGCCGAACGCGGCACCTTCCACCGCCGTCAGCTGCGCGAGGAGTTCTACCCGGCCGCGCTGACCAAGCCGATCCTGCCGCAGGTCCTCTACGACGTCTTCGAGGGCAAGGACTACTCCGACTCCCCCAAGGCGATCCACCAGGAGCTGCTGCGCCGCCGCGACGACCTGGAGCACCTCTGGGTGGTCAGGGACCACCGTGCGGTCACCCCGCCCGGCACCCGCGCGGTGATCCTGGACAGCCAGGAGTGGTACGAGGCGTACGCGCGCAGCCGGTACGTCGTCGGCAACACGCACTTCCCCCGCTGGATCACCAAGCGTCCCGGCCAGACGATCGTGCAGACCTGGCACGGCACGCCGCTGAAGCGGATCGGCTTCGACTTCGACAACGACTGGTTCGCCGACACCGACTACCTGGAGGCACTGGAGCGCGAAGGCCGCCAGTGGCGGCTGCTGCTCTCCCCGAACCGGTTCAGCACGCCGATCTTCGAGCGGGCCTTCCGGTACGAGGGCGAGATCCTCGAGTCGGGTTACCCGCGCAACGACATCCTGCTCGCCGAGGACCGCGAGCTGCTGGCGGCCCGGGTGCGGGAGCAGCTCGGTGTGCCCGAAGGTAAGAAAATCGTCCTCTACGCGCCGACCTGGCGTGAGGACCGGGTCCGCCACGCCGGCGGCCACCAGCTGGACCTGCACCTGGATCTTGAGCTGCTGCAGCGCGAGCTCGGCGAGGACCACGTGGTCCTGGTCCGCCCGCACGCGCACGTGGTGGACCGGGTCCACGGCGCGGGCAACGGCTTCGCCTGGGACGTCGGCAGCTACCCCGACATCGCCGAGCTCTACCTGATCGCGGACGTGCTGATCACCGACTACTCGTCGGTCATGTTCGACTTCGCCGTGACGGGCCGCCCGATCCTGTTCTTCACGTACGACCTCGAGCACTACCGTGACTCCCTGCGCGGCTTCTACTTCGACTTCGAGCAGCAGGCCCCCGGCCCGCTGCTGGGCACCTCGGGCGAGATCGTCGACGCGCTGCGGAACATCGACCAGGTCGCAAAGGACAGCGCCGCGGCCTACGAGGCGTTCCGTGCCACCTACTGCGACCTCGACGACGGCCACGCCACCAGGCGCGTGGTCGACCGAATGCTGGAGCTTTGA